The Crassostrea angulata isolate pt1a10 chromosome 1, ASM2561291v2, whole genome shotgun sequence nucleotide sequence aatgtaaataggataatcttaaacaaaatatgaaaaccTTGGTCCTTAAAAATTGGAACTAATGACTTAACTTATCcatttttcaaatatgttcCAAAAAATTTAATACCTAgtcttaaataatttgaaacttTTAGACAAAAGCTTTCATTAACTTGATCACTGCTAGCACTCAAATCACAATGGAGTatgatttctaaattttttgtctgactctctctctcttcacaGAAGCGGGGGTTACATGAAATGTCATTAAAATTGATCAATACACATGTACTTGTGATTAATAATATTGTGTAGCTAACTAACAGAAACCAGCATGTTCTTCAACCGTTCATGACCATCTTAATGAactctgaaaagaaaaaaaaagaaaataaagaatatattgaGAATGTTAAGAGTATTGTACAAAGTATTACCAATAATActctgaaaaattatcaaaattatcaaaacaatcAATATGTATTTACTTGATGTTTGGTAAATGCTATAAAAGGATGGTGACTTATTTAgggtataattttttaacatgaccCATAAAAAGTCAGAtcaattgaatttctttttggTACTCTGTCTGTTCCTGCAAAATTGCCGTTCCCTCCCCCAACCCTTTCCAGCTATATCAATTTGAACTGTATAGGGCCAGATGGATTAACTCAAACGGAAATTCTTTTTAATGGAGGCAACTAACCTTGAATTAATTGATCTGTTAGTTGTAAATATCCCACTAAACCTTTTGATTTATGAGTCACCTCTGTGCTGAATAAGCAGTCATTAATTAGATATTGATTTTAGGAGGGATGCTTTGGACCATACCTTCGTAATTGATGTTGCCCTGAGAGTCTTCCATGCCCTGAAATAATTGATCTACATCTTCATCCGATAGTCTGTCTCctgtataaacaaatgtttgtaTGATGAATGACAGTATCAAAATAAACTCAAGGTAATTGTTGTTCACAGAGGctatcaattcaatttttgcTTCAATATGCATacttatattaaacaatattcattttGTAACTTGTCTCTTCACAGTACTGTATGCAAGTTATGAGAATACATTTATTGtcattatacatttattcactcaaataaacagaaaaatccaagataatgaaaatgaaaaatgactataaaagagcaaaaaaaaaattaactttgcaTTTATAGAGTTGACAAGCATAAagtatgcattttttaaaattctgacaACTTCTTTTCGACTGAACTCTGATTCATTAGTCATTaccattttcaataaatttaggCAAAAATGTTAGTTACTCATTCAATTGAAACAGGAAACTGTCGTTTCATGAATTTAGCATATATTTAAAGTTGAACTTCTGTATTTGTaatattactacatgtaccttGAATGCCATTGATGTAACAAAAAGTTTAACTGAATGGGTAGAAGAACCAAtgtttaacttttaatattacaaGTAATGTATTAACACCTCTACATTTCTCTTGAACattgttctttttaaaaataaatttcagagAACCTACCAAGGGAGGTAAGGATATGTCTGAGTTCAGCAGATGTGATGAATCCATTCTGATCTTTGTCGAACATCTTGAGTCCTTCTACAAAGTCATCAAATGTAGCATGGTCTCGGTTTTTGCTGATGGTCTGTAGTATGGGTATGAAGACTTCAAAGGAGATTCTGGCATCTTCAAGAGCAAAAAGACTTAATTCCagatgaaacatttttaatatattcagtttaaattATACAGTTTATACTTTTCATAAATGTATGCAGCAATGATAAAGCTGCACTTCACATCACACTATAAGAATTACCTGGGTTATTTGCATATCCACATTTCTTAACCTCAATCTCTGTTGGATTTTGTCCTAGGGCTCGGAGTACGTCTCCTAATTGTGCCGCAGCAATTTTACCATCACCACGCTGATCAAAGAGGTTAAAAGTTTCCTGTACCTCTGTAATTTGAAATAACATATATACAATGATCAGATTACAAAAACTCACTGGTCTTTTAAGGGCAAATATAGAAATCAGGGATGCAAGAAACAGTTTGAGACACACTGCCTGGACAAATGTCAAAATCTTCAAGTAAGATATGAAATCCACTGtatatttgcaaaatataaatGGAATTTTAAAGCTTCAGATTTGCAAAGAGATATGATGAAATCCCTTTTTAATGTAATCAGtgacatttattttaatgtaataaGTTTCATTTTAATGTAATAAGTGACAAgcccaatttttcaaaattgaatggAGAGTGTCTTATGATTTTGTGAAGACGCAAGTTCAAACATGCTTCATATCTTAGGCAAATCTAGcagatataatattatatttcatttagaaACACACAGCTATTTGGCATGGCAAACATTGGTCAAAAGTCCCGGGTTTAAAGATGATTTTTATATACTTCTAAGCATATGCATAATTTTAATCATGTCCATTGCCTATCTTGTTTTTTTGTACAAAGTTTAGGCACTTATTTTTCCATATCATTAAcactaaatatattttaaggTGTATTAAAAAGCAAGTACATTGTACAAATTTAAGAGACTTCTACTACATTTGTCCGACAGGTGCACATTCCACAAATACCTCGACTTCCGGGAGTATACACTGGACAGTTTTTCTGAAAAACAGCTTAAAAAGCAATTCTTACCTGAAAGTTGATCCTCTGATAATTGAGACTGAAATTAGAATTGAAGATAAGCATGAGgcaaataatgttttcatttaaaaaattcaaatatacagtcaatttaaacatttacacCCTTACCATCTTCAAAGCAATCAAATTCTTTTCTGAGGAGTGAACTTCCGCTTTGagtcataaaaaaaacccacaagaaTATCAAACCCGATCGATTTGTTTCGAATGGATTTTACCTAATTTTGTTGCTTTGGTCgttgattaaaatcagacaACATCGGAAACGTGTTTTGACAGTAAAATACAgtaataatagtaaaatgtagCATAATgtgaaaaatgatatacattttttttttcaaggatcGTGACCATATATGGTCATAATTTGCGGCCTAAAAAGGCGCTAAAATCAAACATTCGTTAGAcagatttaaaattatttgccaggatttttaatatttttttatcttgaatCTATTGTAACATCATTAAAACGTGTTTGGTGGCCTTATTTGTGGTCAACATTTACTATGCAATAATCCGTTCTACTTATGCTTACATCAATCGTGTTAAAGTTACCCAATTcttttataatttcttgtttCAAGTATTAAGTATCTTTTCACATTAATACCCATATACATTTAGATTCGAAGTTGAAGCGAATTAAAATTCGAAGGGGTATAAAACGTATTGTATTCATTTGTTTATTACCGACAGTCATACGATTCATAAGTTTAGTAATAAAGAGTACAAACATATctagacatttttttaaaaagcatcacAATCTTAGATTAGACTGCAGGTGAACATAGTAGCCTACATAGCAGTGAGCAAAATGTACATGGTAAAAGTAAACAGGATAATGAAGAgtatattatcaaaacaaacttgacaaaaacaataataatattttttcgtAATTTTGAGCATTTATTAAGGTATTTGCCCAAATTACATAACTCTTTGATATTCTTTGTTGAGAGTAATTGAATAAGTTTAAAGACAGAAggcttttcataataattttttttagatacatcttttttatttctttatttcttaatggactgactaaaataaaatgaaactcatTTTCAATCGGTGATAGTGAACATAGTTTACAAACTCTCTCATTTCTATGCATAGTGTTAATATCTGCCACTCTCAATCTCCAGTTGATGAGAGGATAAACAGTATTTACTTATAAATTGTACATACAAGTATACAGTTGGTATTGGTTTTGTTAGATATTCTTGTACTCTACGTAACTCTCTCAAAAGTCTcgtatttaatcattttatcagACCCCGTCGTCACCAACACTCCAACGATAATACTGTCATATGCCGCACATATGTTAAAAGTCACTAATTTTAGAcaacaaaactatttttaaaaaatcgatttttgaACCTTTTCTcacatatgtaatttaaacagATTTTAGTCTCAGGCCCCATGCAAAATTCAACTGCAAATTAGTTGATAATGATAGATAGTCAAATAGGCGGAAAAATGTGCAATTctgaatgaaaaattatattttcatttcaaattgcacatttttcgCCTATTTAACTTACAAATTTCTTAACTATCATGCTATCtatcaaaatcaattatttttctgctgatttgagaaactatttcaactAATTATACTAATATAGTACTTATTGGGTCTAGAGAAACCTAAAGTAGCGTCACGTGTCGATCACATATTGATTCGGATTTGAATTGAATTGGTTAAGTGAAGTACGTAAAATGAGTTCCTTGCTATTACAataacaactacatgtatatattaaattataactAAAAGCATATATTTCCGTACCCGCGTTTTCTgtgtatgtattaaaaaaattacggTACCTTTTACGGTGTCCAAGTACCGTCTGTAATTAGTTGAATTTCCTCATTTTTGTTGGCTTTTTCGGTCTACATGACAGGGTACAGTTCGTTGGAGTTAAGTTGTGACCCCTCTTTTACTTCCAGTGCTTTTGctattaataaatttgaaagatattactatattttttttcagtgtgcATTTTACCCAGCTTTTAAATGTTTCGTACAAAAGACCTTCAACACATCTCTAAAATTAACCACTAAAGCATTATTAGTGAGCATTATACGGTAAACACATTGTTATTTGCGACTATTTTATTTCGCGATTAACATGAGATGAACTGGTTATCGGGGACTATTTTCCCCGACCAAGTCTTATCCACTCGATCCTGTtttattaaaactatatagcAAAGACTTGTCCGCGGTGAGAAACATTCGCGACAATGAGATAATTACAAAACTCGCGAACATTTCTCTCACGCGAATAAAAGGTGGTTTTCAGTGTACTTATctaaaacccctgtcacaccggagcggcgtcctcacggcgatcccgctgcgtccttaaataatgtaaaacgccaaggtaaacgcagtagagtctcctacagcgccgtaagaacgcaacggcatcttcgtccgtcgcggtgggatcgccCTGAACATTgaagaacgccatgcgacggcgcgcactttaaacatgcacaaagtacgcgccgtggctcggcgttctgataaacacgccgtagaagcgtaGTGAGATCGCCGTGACAACGCcgtaagatctccaacagcgccacgagagctccgtcggcgcgctcaaggaacgcagctaatcgcagtgtagacgcagtcaagtcaattgcgcttgcacggaGACCTCACGGAGTCCTTGGGGATCCCACTGCGTCTCTATCGCGCTCTCGCtgcgctctcactgcgcatccacagcgtttgaTCAAGTTGTTTTCCAtttggctgcgttcacacagcgaccccaaagagctgttgctgcgttcatcgcgctctcgtgacgtttcttctgtgtttataccgcgctcccacggcgtttctactgcgttgtcatcaagaccacgaaaactcgaaaaatagctgttgtacaatagcaagcgatgtaataattatcaaactggatgtagatgactatgtaaaaagtagAATTTGCAAATATTCCAAGACCTATCAATggacgtagatggaattcatgccatttggttctgatgttttcaaatcttttctatgttttctaacaactaataacggATCTTTCTTGTAGATCTGACTACTAAGAGTTTAATcctagtccttcacaaattTTTTAGAAGTAACTAtgtttcaattataatgtatcttttcataaaatcaaaacaattttttaatcatttgattactagttttaaattcttgtttgtttcccatacaattgtacaaattaatattaacctaccaagaagtaaagaacgtcttgtgcacgcagtcagcgcgcagagcacgccg carries:
- the LOC128162901 gene encoding myosin-2 essential light chain-like, with the translated sequence MSQLSEDQLSEVQETFNLFDQRGDGKIAAAQLGDVLRALGQNPTEIEVKKCGYANNPDARISFEVFIPILQTISKNRDHATFDDFVEGLKMFDKDQNGFITSAELRHILTSLGDRLSDEDVDQLFQGMEDSQGNINYEEFIKMVMNG